The DNA region GAACGGGATGGTCACCGGCTTGCCTTCAACCGGGCATTCCGGGATGCGGGCCTGCCCTTTGAATGGGACGTCGCCCTCTACGGGCGTCTGCTGGAGGTGGCTGGCGGCAAGGAGCGCATCCGCTATTTCCTGGATCTGTTTCCCGAGCAGCCACAGTTGAGCGATGAGGAGATTGCCGACCTGCACAAGGCTAAGACCGCGCATTATGTGGATATCGTGGCCAGTGGCGGCGTCCCCCTGCGCCCCGGCGTGCTGCGCCTCCTGCAGGAGGCCCGTGCCAGTGGCATTCGCCTGGCCATCGCCACCACCACGACTCCCGCCAATGTCGAGGTGCTGCTCAGGAATACGCTTGGTTCGGAGGCCCTCAGCTGGTTCGAGGTGATCGCTGCCGGTGATTCGGTGCCCGCCAAGAAGCCCGCGCCGGACATCTATTTCAGCGCCCTGTCCGATCTCGGGCTTGACGCCGGCCAGTGCCTGGCCATCGAAGATTCCGACAACGGCGTGCTATCGGCCCGCGAGGCGGGCGTGCCGGTACTGGTCACCGTCAACGATTATACCCGGGAGCAGGACTTTTCCGGGGCCCTGGCCATCCTGGAACATCTGGGCGAGCCGGATCGGCCGGCGCGGGTCCTGAAGGCGCCTGACGAAAGCCCGGCGGCAGTGGTCGATCTGGCACTGCTAAGGCGCTGGATGGACATAAGCTGAGATCGGAAGGGCGGTTTACCGGTCAAGCGGTCCCGAGTATCGCTTGACTTTGCCCGGTCCCTGACTAGTTTTTCCTGTGGTTCCGGGCTCACATTGCCCCGAACACGCCCTGTCGACTAACTGGAACTCCTGTGGACAAGACCACCGCCTATCTCGGGCGTCAGCCCATCCTGGACGCCAAAGAGCAAATCGCTGCCTATGAGCTGCTGTTTCGCGAGGGTGGGGAGCATAACTTTGCCAGCGAGAGCTCCAGCCGCGCCACAGCACAGGTGTTGCTCAATACCGTCGCTGGCATGGGTATCAGGCAGGTTCTCGGGGACAAGCTGGGCTTCATCAATTTCGGACGGGAAATGCTGGAGGATGAGATCGTCTTTCTGCTGCCGCGCGAGCAGGTCGTCCTGGAGATCCTGGAGGATGTGGAGCCGGATGCCGATCTGGTCAAGCGTTGCCATGATCTCAAGGCTGCGGGATATCGTTTCGCTCTGGATGATTTCATCTATTCTCCCAAACTGGAACCGCTGCTGGCAGTTGCGGATTTCATCAAGCTGGATCTCACCCTGCTCGAACCTCGCGCCCTGGAAGAGCATGCCCGCATGGCCAAGGCCCGTAATTTCAGGCTGATCGCGGAAAAGGTGGAGGACTGTGAGCAGTTCGCCTTTTCGCGGGCACTTGGGGCCGAACTGTTCCAGGGCTACTTCTTTGCCCGGCCCGTCATCCTGCAACAGACCAGTATCTCGGCGCAGCGTCTGGCCGTGCTTCAACTGCTCAATGAGCTGTTTGGTGATGCCGACGTCGGCCGGATGGAGCGCATCATCAGCCGTGATCTCGGCCTGAGTTATAAGCTGCTGCGCTTCATCAATTCAGCCAGCCAGGGGCGAACTCAAAAGACGGATAGTATTCGCGATGCCATCGTGGGGCTTGGCCAGCAACAGCTTTATCGGCTGCTGATGCTGCTGCTCTTTGCCGGGGAGGAGGATGCACCGCCTTCTCCGCTGATGAGTACCGCCCTGCAACGCGGGCGCCTGCTGGAAGCCATCGGCCAAAGCTGCTGCCCGGCGCGGTCCAGTGATTTGTTTCTGCTCGGCAGCTTCAGCCTGCTGGAAGCCTTGCTGGAAACGCCGCTGTCCCGAATTCTTGAGACCATGAATCTACCAAAGTCTCTGGAGGAGGCCTTGCTGACCCGCAGCGGGCCGCTGGCGCCATATCTTGATCTTGCAGAAGCCCTGGAGCGTTATGACTGGGAACGGGTGGATCAGGCTGCGGCATCCCTGGGCCTGAGCGAACAGGTGATCAATGAGGCCCAGTTGAAGGCCATGCATCCGGGCGAGCTGTTCTCCGGGTCTCGCGTGACCTTCCAGAACTTCCCGGGTCAGTAGCGCCCCATGTGGCATATTGGTAGAGGTCGGAAAATCAGCGCTACAGAACAGGCAGCGGATCAGGCGCTCAAGGGACATATCCGCACTCACCTGGCCAATGAGCGTACTTTCGCGGCCTGGGTACGAACCGGGATTTCCATCAGTATGGTTGGATTGGTGATTGCCCGCTTTCTGGCGACCCAGCATAGTGGCCTGACGCGATTCTTCATTCTACTCGGCGATGCCTATGTCCTGACCGGCATCAGCATTCTGGGTTTTTCCGCTTATAACTTCTTCCAGGCGCAAAGACAGATCGAGGCAGGGCAGTTCCGGATCCCGAAGCAGGTTCTGCTTGGGATTGTGATAGTCCTGTCCGTGCTGACCTCGCTCCTGATGATTCTGCTGACCGTTGAAATGTGGTCGCACAAGCCTTGAGCATCAGCCTGCACCGGCATCCTCGGCAAATTGAGTGATGAAAGCCTCAGTCATGGGCCTGAAGTGCGCCACTGCCGCAGGGTCCGGGATAAAGCTTTGCGAGGGCTGGTCCAGGGCGGACTGTGCCTGCTCCAGCGTGCCGAAGCCAGGGCTGGCGGCGAGCATGGCGGCGCCCAGGGCCGCCTCGGCGCATTGCGGCACGATCACCGGCCGATCCAGGACATTGGCGCGCATCTGCATCCATGGCCCATTGCTGGCGCCGCCCCCCAGGCTGAAAACTTCCCGCATGGTCGTCCCGCCTTCCTGCAGGCGCGCATAGCCCCAGGCCTCGATGTAGCAAAGCCCTTCCAGCAGCATCTGAAAGCGTTTTGAGGGATCGGATTCCGAAATTTCGCTGCCAGAGAAGCTCGGGGCATTGAGCGGAAAACGTTCACCAGGACGGGTCAGGGGATAACAGAGCTGTCCACTGGGCTGATGTGGCTGGAGGCTGGACGTCAGTCGCGCCATTTCCGCCACGCTGAAATGCTTGAGCAGGGCCGCGCCGCCGCTGTTGGAGGCGCCGCCGGGCAGCCAGAGCGCATTGAGGCGATGGCTGTAGATGCCCTCAGCAGGCTGGTTGAGCGGCAGCTTGGCGGCGAGCTTGAGCACCAAAGTCGAGCCGAGCGAGGTGGCGGCCTGGCCGGCTTGCCGCACGCCAGCGGCGATCAGCGCTGCCAAGCTGTCGGTGGTGCCATGCACGAGCTGCAGACTGGCGGGCAGTCCCAGGCGCCGGGCCCAGGCCGGACTGATCTGGTCGATAATTTCACCTGAAGGCCGGGCGCGGGGCAGGATGGCAGGGTCGAGCCCGGCGGCTTCGAGCAGCTTGCGGACCTCGGTGGGCCAGTTTAGCGTCTCGGGATCAAGACCAAGTTTGAGCAGGTTGGCGGCGTCGCTTTCGCCCCGGCAGCCGGTCAGGGTGGCGGCGATCCAGTCGGCCTGATGCTGTACGTGAATGATCTGCCGAGCAACATGGGCTTCATGGCGCGTCAGCCACAGGAGCTTGGCCAGTGAGCTGCTGGCGCTGGCCAGGGCACCGGATGCAGGCAGTGCTTGGGCAATCTCCCGCGCCTCATCCCTGGCGCGCTGGTCGTTGTACATCAGGGCCGGGCGCAGTGGCTGGCCTGACTGGTCGGTGACGACGAGGGTGGCGGAGGTCCCATCCAGCGCCAGCGCCTGGATGGACTGCATGGCCGGGCCCAGTTGCTGGCCTAACCCCGCCATGCAGCCTTCCAGGGCATCCAGCCAGCATTGCGGATCCTGCTCGCGCCAGCCATGCTCGCCCTGGACCTCTGGCAAGGGGGCCCGCGCCTGCGCCCTGATTGTGCCGCCCTCGTCGATCACCAGCGCCCGGATGCCGGAGGTGCCGACATCCACGCCCAGAAACAGCATGGCATCAATCCTTAGGGCAGCTCCACCCGCTGCGGCGGCGTCCAGCCGGGCTTGCGATGCTCGGCAATGACCTGCGTGTAGATGCCGCCGCGTACGTTGAACTTGCCGGTCACGCGCATGAAGCGCGGGTCGGTGGCGGCGACCAGGTCCGCCAGGATGCGGTTGGTTACGGCTTCATGGAAGGCGCCCTCGTCGCGGAAGCTCCACATGTAGAGCTTGAGCGCCTTGAGCTCGACGCAGCGCTGGTCCGGCACATAGTCGAGATAAAAGATGGCGAAGTCCGGCTGGCCGGTCTTGGGGCACAGACAGGTGAACTCGGGGATCTCCATGCGGATGGTGTAATCACGCTCCGGGTGGGGATTGGGGAAGGTTTCAAGATCTTTGCTGGGTTTGGTCGACACGGCCGGGGTCCTGTGCTAGAAATCAGAATGCATCCATTTTATCCGGCTTTTGCCCCAAACCCAATGCGTCCTGCATGAAACTTCGCCGTATCAAGCTCTCCGGCTTCAAATCCTTCGTCGATGCCACCACCATAGACCTGCCCGGCCAGCTCGTGGGCGTGGTCGGGCCAAATGGCTGCGGCAAGTCCAATGTCGTCGATGCCCTGCGCTGGGTGCTGGGGGAATCCTCGGCGCGGCAGTTGCGC from Thermithiobacillus plumbiphilus includes:
- the queF gene encoding preQ(1) synthase, with the protein product MSTKPSKDLETFPNPHPERDYTIRMEIPEFTCLCPKTGQPDFAIFYLDYVPDQRCVELKALKLYMWSFRDEGAFHEAVTNRILADLVAATDPRFMRVTGKFNVRGGIYTQVIAEHRKPGWTPPQRVELP
- a CDS encoding FGGY-family carbohydrate kinase, with product MLFLGVDVGTSGIRALVIDEGGTIRAQARAPLPEVQGEHGWREQDPQCWLDALEGCMAGLGQQLGPAMQSIQALALDGTSATLVVTDQSGQPLRPALMYNDQRARDEAREIAQALPASGALASASSSLAKLLWLTRHEAHVARQIIHVQHQADWIAATLTGCRGESDAANLLKLGLDPETLNWPTEVRKLLEAAGLDPAILPRARPSGEIIDQISPAWARRLGLPASLQLVHGTTDSLAALIAAGVRQAGQAATSLGSTLVLKLAAKLPLNQPAEGIYSHRLNALWLPGGASNSGGAALLKHFSVAEMARLTSSLQPHQPSGQLCYPLTRPGERFPLNAPSFSGSEISESDPSKRFQMLLEGLCYIEAWGYARLQEGGTTMREVFSLGGGASNGPWMQMRANVLDRPVIVPQCAEAALGAAMLAASPGFGTLEQAQSALDQPSQSFIPDPAAVAHFRPMTEAFITQFAEDAGAG
- a CDS encoding HAD family hydrolase, yielding MDSGNILKAIIFDVDGTLADTERDGHRLAFNRAFRDAGLPFEWDVALYGRLLEVAGGKERIRYFLDLFPEQPQLSDEEIADLHKAKTAHYVDIVASGGVPLRPGVLRLLQEARASGIRLAIATTTTPANVEVLLRNTLGSEALSWFEVIAAGDSVPAKKPAPDIYFSALSDLGLDAGQCLAIEDSDNGVLSAREAGVPVLVTVNDYTREQDFSGALAILEHLGEPDRPARVLKAPDESPAAVVDLALLRRWMDIS
- a CDS encoding YidH family protein, whose product is MWHIGRGRKISATEQAADQALKGHIRTHLANERTFAAWVRTGISISMVGLVIARFLATQHSGLTRFFILLGDAYVLTGISILGFSAYNFFQAQRQIEAGQFRIPKQVLLGIVIVLSVLTSLLMILLTVEMWSHKP
- a CDS encoding EAL and HDOD domain-containing protein, producing MDKTTAYLGRQPILDAKEQIAAYELLFREGGEHNFASESSSRATAQVLLNTVAGMGIRQVLGDKLGFINFGREMLEDEIVFLLPREQVVLEILEDVEPDADLVKRCHDLKAAGYRFALDDFIYSPKLEPLLAVADFIKLDLTLLEPRALEEHARMAKARNFRLIAEKVEDCEQFAFSRALGAELFQGYFFARPVILQQTSISAQRLAVLQLLNELFGDADVGRMERIISRDLGLSYKLLRFINSASQGRTQKTDSIRDAIVGLGQQQLYRLLMLLLFAGEEDAPPSPLMSTALQRGRLLEAIGQSCCPARSSDLFLLGSFSLLEALLETPLSRILETMNLPKSLEEALLTRSGPLAPYLDLAEALERYDWERVDQAAASLGLSEQVINEAQLKAMHPGELFSGSRVTFQNFPGQ